The Streptomyces sp. NBC_01255 genome window below encodes:
- a CDS encoding ADP-ribosylglycohydrolase family protein: MRHTDRAVGVVLGSAMGDALGAPFEFGLAGVFRERFPDGIGELCGGGGWDPGEATDDTQMAVLVGESLLEHGGLDLPDVFHRFRRWAAADPKDIGLQTEQVLLGGDPWDRAASMHFQINGRAAGNGSLMRASTSAVYFAARGRAETMDAGRRIAALTHGDGAAWEGTAILHELVRVALLGEDPVTALPATLAEVAPKHRERWATVLAPAWHPGDATEFNGAVWPCLGSAVWALRTTGSFEEALAAAVDLGGDTDTVAAVTGMLAGAVYGPDALPTRWTSTLHVPLPGSGGRILRADDLRDLAKALTEQGGWEEQRPEPPHR, encoded by the coding sequence ATGCGACACACCGACCGCGCCGTGGGCGTCGTCCTGGGCTCCGCGATGGGCGACGCGCTGGGCGCACCCTTCGAGTTCGGGCTTGCCGGCGTCTTCCGCGAACGCTTCCCGGACGGCATCGGAGAGCTGTGCGGAGGCGGTGGCTGGGACCCGGGTGAGGCGACCGACGACACACAGATGGCCGTTCTCGTCGGGGAGTCGCTCCTCGAGCACGGCGGTCTCGATCTACCGGACGTCTTCCACCGGTTCCGCCGGTGGGCGGCGGCCGACCCGAAGGACATCGGTCTCCAGACAGAGCAAGTCCTGCTCGGCGGCGACCCGTGGGACCGCGCGGCGTCGATGCACTTCCAGATCAACGGGCGTGCCGCGGGAAACGGTTCGCTGATGCGGGCGTCGACCTCCGCCGTCTACTTCGCCGCGCGGGGCCGGGCGGAGACGATGGACGCCGGTCGGCGGATCGCGGCGCTGACGCACGGGGACGGCGCGGCCTGGGAGGGGACGGCGATCCTCCACGAGCTGGTTCGGGTCGCCCTCCTCGGCGAGGACCCCGTCACCGCGCTCCCCGCCACCCTTGCCGAAGTTGCCCCCAAGCACCGGGAGCGCTGGGCGACGGTCCTCGCTCCCGCCTGGCACCCGGGCGACGCCACCGAGTTCAACGGCGCGGTGTGGCCCTGCCTGGGCTCGGCGGTGTGGGCACTGCGCACCACGGGCTCCTTCGAGGAGGCCCTCGCCGCAGCGGTGGACCTGGGAGGCGACACCGACACGGTGGCGGCCGTGACCGGCATGCTCGCGGGCGCGGTGTACGGCCCCGACGCCCTCCCCACCCGCTGGACCTCCACCCTGCACGTTCCGCTCCCCGGCTCAGGCGGCCGGATCCTGCGCGCCGACGATCTGCGGGATCTGGCGAAGGCGCTGACAGAGCAAGGCGGATGGGAGGAGCAGCGGCCGGAACCTCCCCATCGGTGA
- a CDS encoding ABA4-like family protein — MTAFLFELTFLLAAPVWLLMIFAPSWRVTERVAASPLTVLPLLAVWAILAAPVFPELWTAVSSPDIDTFRDLTALANGAGAIWAQILAWDLLLGQWMYREARRLALSPFLMAPLLLLTILLSPIALPLFLAARAWKARSAD, encoded by the coding sequence ATGACCGCCTTCCTCTTCGAGCTGACGTTCCTCCTCGCGGCGCCCGTCTGGCTGCTGATGATCTTCGCGCCGAGCTGGCGGGTCACCGAACGCGTCGCCGCCTCTCCGCTGACCGTCCTCCCGCTCCTCGCGGTCTGGGCGATCCTGGCCGCCCCCGTCTTTCCGGAACTGTGGACGGCGGTCAGCAGCCCCGACATCGACACCTTCCGCGACCTGACAGCCCTCGCGAACGGCGCCGGCGCGATCTGGGCACAGATCCTCGCGTGGGACCTGCTCCTCGGCCAATGGATGTACCGCGAGGCCCGCCGCCTCGCCCTCTCCCCCTTCCTGATGGCTCCCCTCCTCCTCCTGACGATCCTCCTCTCCCCCATCGCCCTCCCGCTCTTCCTGGCGGCCCGAGCCTGGAAGGCCCGGAGCGCGGACTAA
- a CDS encoding MerR family transcriptional regulator, which translates to MRIGELSRRTGVSVPTIKFYVREGLLPAGELTSPNQALYGETHMQRLRLIRALLDVGGLSVAAIRDVIVAVDDPEKSVHKVLGVAANRMVPRYEREPDDGIEEARKKVADLVAARGWHAYPDNPAAEALAAALAALEDVGHGSFAEVLDAYADAAERVAGADLEYVARHVAREELVESVVVGTALGDAIFAAMRRLAQVDASNRIFGGAT; encoded by the coding sequence GTGCGCATCGGAGAGTTGAGTCGGAGGACCGGGGTGTCCGTGCCGACGATCAAGTTCTACGTACGGGAAGGGCTGTTGCCGGCCGGCGAGCTGACGAGCCCGAACCAGGCCTTGTACGGGGAGACGCACATGCAGCGCCTCCGCCTGATCCGGGCGCTCCTGGACGTGGGCGGCCTGTCGGTCGCCGCGATCCGTGACGTGATCGTGGCGGTCGACGATCCCGAGAAGTCGGTCCACAAGGTGCTGGGCGTCGCGGCGAACCGCATGGTGCCGCGCTACGAGCGTGAGCCGGACGACGGAATCGAGGAGGCACGGAAGAAGGTCGCTGACCTGGTCGCCGCCCGCGGCTGGCACGCCTATCCGGACAACCCGGCAGCGGAGGCGCTGGCGGCCGCCCTCGCGGCCCTCGAGGACGTCGGCCACGGCAGCTTCGCCGAGGTCCTGGACGCGTACGCGGACGCGGCGGAGCGGGTGGCGGGCGCGGACCTGGAGTACGTGGCGCGCCATGTGGCGCGCGAGGAGCTCGTGGAGAGCGTGGTCGTCGGCACGGCCCTCGGTGACGCGATCTTCGCGGCGATGCGACGGCTGGCCCAGGTGGACGCCTCGAACCGCATCTTCGGCGGCGCCACGTAA